GGGGTGACGGTGTCGCCGTAGCCCCGCATCAGCGAGACGAACACGGCGAAACCGAAGACGAACAGCAGGCCCAGCGAGTACACCTGCATGTAACCGGTCGCCAGCGGGACGACCTCGGGTGCCGCCCCGAGGATCCGGAGGAAATCGTCGACCGCGACGTACCCGAGCGCGCCAAGCAGCAGGGAGACGACGACGGTGAACCCGACGGTCTGGGAGGCGGCGTACTCGGCCCGCCGCGGCTCCTCCGCGCCGGTGTACTGGGCGACGAGGACGCTCCCGGCCACCGACAGCCCGAGCGCGAGCGCGATGAGTAGAAAGACCATCGGGAAGGCGAACGTGATCGCCGCCAGCGCCTCGGTGCTGTACTGGCCGAGCCAGAACGTGTCCGCGAGGTTGTACGCCGTCTGCAGGAGGTTCGTGATGACGATGGGGACCGAGAGGTAGAGCAGCGGCTTCGCGATGCTCCCGGAGGTGAGGTCGAGTTCCTCCCGGTCCTTGAACAGCGACCCGAGTCGATCGCGGACGCTCACTCCGCGACGACCTCCCGTCCGTTCCCGTCGGCGAGCAGCGACGACTCGACGTACTGCCACAGCATGCGCCGCGTTCCGTCGAGGGGGTACTCGACGGCGACGTAGCGGCTCCGCGCGCCGTTGAGGACGGTCACGAGGAACTCGGCGGTGCAATCGGGATCGACGTCCGCCGCGAAGTGGCCCGACTCGACGCCCTCCCGCAGCACCCCCTCGATGCGGTCGTGCATGAGGCGGTCGAACTTCGTGAGCTTCTCGCGGAACGTCTCGTCGTACGGTCCCTGCGCCTTGATCTCGAGGATCGCCGTCTGGAACTGCTGGTGGGTGTTCTCGTCTCTCGGGGTGAGGAGGTAGTCGAGCAGCGCCGTCAGCTCCTCGATCGGGTCCTCGCCCGTCGGCTCCGCGATCCGCTCGGCGAAGGAGTCGTACAGGTAATCGAGGAAGGCACAGAGCAGGTCGTGCTTGCTGTCGTAGTAGTAGTGCAGCGTCGCCTTGCTCTTCGTCGACTCGTCCGCGATGTCCTGCATCCGCAGGGACGCGTAGCCGTGCTTGCAGAGCGCGCGGTAGGTCGCGCCCATGATCTCGTCTATCGTCTCGTCGGTCATGGTGGAGGGGGGCCGGTCGATCGACCGGCCGGTTCGATACCCTAACTGACTGGCCGGTCAGTTAAATACGTTCGGTTCGCGATAGGTGCGCCCCCCGTTGCTCCGCCGCACGGCCGCCCGGTACGCTCCCGGAGGACGGTCGGCGGTGGCGGTGGCCGCGATCGCGGTGATAGGGATTGCGGTGGCCACGAGTGCGGTGGCGGTGGTCGCGGTGGCGGCGGAAGGGGCGACCTACGGGAGTCGGTCGCGCGCGGCCTCGAAGCGGTCCCCGAAGGAGACGCCCTCGCGGTCGAGCAGCGTCGCGGCGGGGCGTTCGTCCTCGCCGTCGACCTGCACGCGCGCGAGTTCGACGACGCCCTCCCACGCGCCGACGCCGAGTGCCCCGCCGTCCCGGTAGAGCAACTCGCCGGGCGCGCAGAACACCCGCTCGTCGGACGGGGGGTCCGCCGCCCAGAGCGTCACCCGCCGGCCGTGCAGGTACGAGAACGCGCCGGCGTGGGGGCGACTCAGCCCCCGGATCCAGTCGTGGACCTCGCCCGGCGAGCGGGTCCAGTCGACGAGTCCGTGTCGCGGGTCGCGCTTCGGCCACCAGGTCGCCTCGTCCTCGTCCTGCGGCGTTCGCGGCACCTCGCCGCGTTCGAAGGCCGGGTAGTGCGCCCGGATCGACGCCCGGGCGGCCTCGACGACCTTCTCGCGGAGCGCGGCCGCGTCGTCCGTCGGTTCGATCTCGATGGACCGCTGGCCGACGAGGTCGCCCGCGGTGGGGTCCTCCGCGAGGTGGAACAGCGAGAGCGCCGTCTCCTCCAGCCCCTTGATGAGACTCCACGCGACGGGGTCGTGACCCCGACCGCGCGGGAGCGGGGCCGGGTGCACACCGAGCGCGGCGACGGACGCCAGTTCGAGTATCGTCTCGTCGACCAGGCGCGACCACCCCACGGCGAACAGCAACTCGGGGTCGCACCCGTCGATGCGCGACCTCGGTTCCGGCGCGTCGACGCTCACCTCGTAGAGCGGGACGTCGTGGCGGTCGGCGAACGACGGGAGGTCGACCGCGGCGTCGGCGGACGGCCGGGTGAACACCCCTCGAACGTCCGCCCCGAGGTCGATCAGTTCGTCGAGGCAGGCGAGGCCGACCTCGTCGTTCGTGAGGAAGACTACGCGCATGCTCGGGACGGTGACTGCGGTTCGATCTCGACCGGGCCCGCCCGGACGGTGATCGCGGTCATCCGTTCCCCGTTAGGGAGGCGGTACCATAGTTAGCGACGGGTTTTCACCCGCACCGGAACCGAGCGGACGCTCCGCGTGCGAGGGTCGGTGGTCTCTCACGCCGCTCGGATCGCCGGACGGTAGTGTCCGTCCGTCGTGAGCGAAACGGGATGTGCCTGCGGACGCAAATCCCAGCGGAGACTCAGAGAGAGATGGTGGTCGGACTACTGATCGTCGGACTGTTCGTGGCCGCGTTCGTCGGATACAACATCGGCGGTTCCTCGACGGGGGTCGCCTTCGGTCCGGCGGTGGGAAGTCGGATCGTGGGTACGGTCGGCGCGGCGGCCCTGTTCACCGGCTTCGCGTTCTGGGGGGGCTGGACCGTCGGCCGGAACGTCGTCGAGACGATGAGCGAGGGGATCGTGCCGGCGAGCCAGTTCACCCTCGAAGCGAGCATCGCCGTGCTGTTCTTCGCCGGGTTCGCGCTGCTGATCTCGAACCTGTTCGGCGTCCCCGCCTCGACGTCGATGACCGCCGTCGGCGCGATCGTCGGTCTCGGGGTCGCGACCGACACGCTCGACGAAGCCGAGATGTTCGTCATCGTCTCGGCGTGGATCGTCGCCCCCCTCACGGCCTTCTGGCTCGGCGTGATCGTCGGACGGTACCTCTACCCGCACCTCGACGCTCGCTTCTCGTTCGGCCGCATCGAGAGCGGCCTGCTCAGGCTCGACCGATCGGGGACCGTGCCCCGCCCGGCGCTCGGCGAGGACGTGACCGGGCGTAACGTCGTCGGCGCGGCGCTCGTCCTCGCCATCTCCTGCTACATGGCGTTCTCGGCGGGGGCGTCGAACGTGGCGAACGCCGTCGCGCCGCTCGTGGGCAACGGGGCCATCACGATCGACGAGGGGATCGTCCTCGCGATCGCCGCCATCGGACTCGGCGCGTTCACCATCGCCCGCCGGACGCTCGCGACGATCGGGGAGGGGATCACCGACCTGCCGATCCTGGCGGCGCTCGTCGTCTCGGTCATCGGCGCGACCATCATCACGGTGCTCTCGCGGCTGGGCATCCCGGCGAGCCTCGCCGTCAGCACCACCTCGTGCATCATCGGACTCGGCTGGGGGCGCGCGAGTCGGGCCGTGACGGTTGCCGAGGTCGCGACCAGCGCGGTGCAGGGCGGGGACGGCCCCGACCTCTCGGCGGGCGCGCTCGTTGCCGACGCCGAGGGGGAGGTGCCGCCTGGACCCACCGTCGGCGACATCGCCACCGGCGAGGCGGACCCCGAACCGCCAATCGAGCGCGAGGAGGCCCCGTCGAGCGTCCCCCCGATCGGCGAGGAGGACGCCGGCGAACTCGCCGGCGAGGACCTGTTCGACCCGGCCGCGACGGCCCGCATCGTCGTGCTCTGGATCCTCTCGCCGACCCTCTCCGCGGTCGGCTCCTACCTCCTGTTCGAGTTCGTGCTGCGGACGGGGGCGTGACCCCCGGCGTCGGGGGATCGTCCCGACTGCGTGATAAAACGTTTAGCGCGGCGAAGCCGTGACGTCGGTCATGGGTGAGCACATCCTCGTTCCGACCGACGGGTCGCCGGAGGCCGAGCGCGCGTTCGAGTACGCGCTGACCCTCCCGCACGACGAACTCACCCTCATCACGGTGATCAACCCGTTCGACGTCGACCCGATCAAGCCCGGCTACCAGTCGCCGCTCGGGAAGGCGGGGATGCCCGCCTTCTCCCAGGAGTGGTACGAGAACGTGCGCGACGACGCGAAGGGGATGCACGAGGAACTCCGCGAGCGGGCCGACGACCCGGACGCGGTCGGGAGCGTCGTCAGGTTCGGCCAGCCGACCCGGGGGATACTGAGATACGTCGACGAGGCCGACGTGGATCACGTCGTACTCGCGAGCCGGGGCAAGCGCGACCTCTCGAAGCTGTTGCTCGGTAGCGTCGCGGAGACGGTCGTCCGTCGGTCGCCCGTCCCCGTGACCGTCGTCCGGTGACCGTCCGTCCGGTGACCGTCGTCCGCGTCGGCGAGCGCTACTCCTCGAGGAGGGAGTCCACGAGTCGCGCGAACCGGCTGACCATCCGCTCGGGGAGCGACGGGGACAGGTCGGTGAGCAGGCGCGCCGTCGCCTCCGGCCGGGCGACGACGAGCGTGACCCGACGGCCGTCCCGGACCTTGTCTACGATTTCGCGCTCCGTGAGACGGTCGAGGTGCCACTCCAGCGTACTCCGGGCGATGTCGACCGCGTCCGCGACCGCGTCGGGCGACGCGGGACCGGCCTCGAGCAGGAAGACGACGACGTCCCGGGCCGTCTCGCGGCGCAGGAGGGCGAGCGCGCCGCGCTCCCACGGCCCGTACGCCGGCGGGTAGTAGTGCGTCTGACCGTAGAGGCGCGCCTCGACGACCGCCCCCTGACCGAGCAACCGTCTGAGGTGGTACTGGACCTGTCCCGGCGCGAGGTCGAGGTTCCGGACGACGGCGTTGAAGTGGACGCCCGGGTTGGTCCGCACGTGGTCCCGGATACGGGTTCGCTGGCGTGTCATGGATCGTGATCGAACTGTCGAGCGACCGTCCGCGCGTAGTAGACCGCGCCGACGACGAGGGCGACCATCAGCGCGTCGAGCGCGTGCTCGACGAGGTGGTGGTCCGTCGTCGAGACGTGGCCGGTGATCGAGAGCCCCGCGACGACCGACCGCGCGAGCAGCGCGGCGAGCGCGAGGGCGACGAGCAGGTACGACCGCGACTGCCGCCTGCGGAACGCCGCGACGCCGAGGCCGAGCAGCGCCGCCGAACCGAGGGCCGCGAGCGTGAGCACCGCCGCGAAGGCGAGGGCCGCGTCCGCCGACGGATCGGCGTGCATCCACACCTGCGATCTCATCGGTGCACCTCGACGCTCGAACCGTACATGCGCGTCGGTTCGCCGGGGCGGCCGCGATCGGGCCGACCGCCGGCGGTCCGGTCGCGACCCGTCGACCGCGGCCGACGGCCTATCGGCGGCAACCGACGACGGTCACCTCGTCCGTGCCCGAGTAGCCGTGTTCGCCGCCCGCGCGCTCCGTCCAGCGGAGTTCGGCCGCGTCGTCGGCCGCGTCGAACCCGGCCTCGTCCGCGCGGAAGAACAGGAGGAGGCTCTCGCGACCGTCGCCGTCGAGGTCGACGGGGCGGCCCGCCCGGACCGGGCGCGCGCCGCCGCCGTCCGCGAGGACGTCGGGCGCGCCGAACCGGTAGTGCTCGGGGCGCGTCGTCGGGTCGAAGACGACGCGCTCACCGTCCCGCTCGAACGTCGTGCGACGGACGGCGACCGGGACGAGGCCGCGTCCGCGCGCGGGGACGACGTTCCGGTCGCTCCCCGGGCGAACGTCGATAGCGAGTCGGTCCGGGAAGTGGGCGGCGGCGACCCCGCTCAGCGCCGGAACCGCGGCCGTCGCGGCGAGCGCCCCGGCCCCGACGCCGAGCAGTCGCCGTCGGGTCAGCTCCGCACGTGATTCGCGCCTTTCGGGCTCGGACATGTGCTCGGTAGTGCCGACGGCTCGACGATGGGCGTTCTGGTCCGATCGTCGAACGGCGGCGGCCACCGGTACGGCGCGCTCAGAACGGACCGAGGGCGGCGACCTGCTCGGAGAGCAGCAGGAAGCCGACGCCGACGCCGAGCGCGCCGGCCGCGAGGCGGAGGACGGAGGCGAACGCCGTGTCGAGCGTCCGGTCCCAGAGGACGGAGACGACGCCCATCGTGAGGACGGAGAGCGCCGAGAACGCGAGGAGGAAGGCGAGCGCCGTTTCGACCGTCGGCGCGGTCGACGCGAGGACGATCACGAGCGCGCCGCTCCCGGCCAGTCCGTGGAGGACGCCGACGAGGAACGAGTCGCCGTGGAGGTGGCGGTGGGACAGCCCGAACGACGCGCCCCCGACCCGGAGGTGGGCGTGGACCGCGCGCAACCCGTGGGAGTGCCGGTAAGCGTCGAGCACGCCGAGCGCGCCGAGGAGCATCCGCCCGCCGAGGGCGACCAGGACGACGCCGACGACGACCTCGAAGACGCCGGCGACGGCGTGGGGCACCCGGAGGCCGAGCCAGGCGAACGCCAGCCCGACGGCGAGGATCGGCAGGGCGTGGCCGACGCCCCACGAGACGCCGACCGCGCCCGGGGTCCGTTCGGTGCCCTCGTCGCGGACGAGCGTCGCGACGGCGGCGAGGTGGTCGGTTTCGAGCGCGTGACGGACGCCGAGGACGCTCCCCGCGGCGAGCGCGGCCCCGATCGACGTGGCGACGGACATGCGTGTTCCTCTCCGTGGGTCGGCGTTTCAACCTACCGAAGGACCGGCGGCGCTCGACGGTCGAGCGAGTCGTTACTGATCGAAAGGCCGCCCCGCGGTCCCGGGGGCCGGTCCCGCGCGGCCGAGCCGCGGATCGAGAGCGTGCGGCTACGTTCCGAGGGTACCGCGCGGGGCGGGGCGACTGCACACGAAATCGAATCGTCCGGCGTGCGAACCGTTACCCATGGTCTCCTCTCCACCGGACGTTCTCCACCGAGGAGTATCTAATGATAAGCGTTACGGATCCGGCGTCTTGGGCCGGGAGAACGCGCCGACCCGGCGGGGCGCTCGTCGAATCGGCTGCCGGGTCGGACCGGCCGCGGAGCGCGAGCGCCGATCACCGGGAGCGTCCGCGCGCCGCCGCGCCGTCGACGGTTCCCTGCGACCGGAGCTTGTGTCCCGCGGTGCGAACCACCGTGTACCCCTGCACGAGGGAGAACGCGAGCCAGAGGAGGTACCCGCCGGGTGCGCTGCCGACGACGGTGACGCTCGCGTGGAACGCGACGGTGTCGAAGGTCGCCGCGATAGTCCGATCGACCAGCAGGACCGAGAAGTAGCCGAAGAAGGCCGCCGCCCACCACATGGCGACGACGCGCGGCCAGCCCGGCCGGACGGGTTCGGGGAGGCGCGTCACGTTGATCACCTGCGTCAGGACGATGTACGGCCACATCATCAGCCCCGACATGGCCCCGCCGACGACGAGGAGGCTGAACGGGTCCTCGACGGGGACCGGCAGGACGAGGATGAGGACGCCCCAGCCCGCGAAGACGGTCAGCAGGACCCAGAAGATCCGCGGGAGGCTCCAGCCGGCGGTCCGGCCGTAGCTCTCGTAGACGATGTCGGCGCTGTTCCGGACGAAGGACTCGACGATGGCGAACTCCGTGGTGAAGAGCGCGAGGAAGAGCACGACGTAGATGAGCGCCCGCCCGAGGCCGCCCACGGCGGGGGCGATCTGGAGGAGCCACATGTCGACGCCGCTCGCGTCCGTCCCCGCCGCGAACGCGCGCGCGACGGCCATGAGCGCCGTCGCGCCGACGAGCAACCCGAGCACGAACGTCAGGAGGTGTTCGAGCCGGGCGACGCGCCACCACTCGCGCCAGCGAGCGACGTTCGTGCGCGTCGGCCGGAAGAAGAACCCGTCGCGCTGGACGGGTTCGGGGTCGTCGCCGATGAGCGGGTTCTTCACGCGACCCTGGTACCGACCCATTCCGTACCCCTTCTCGCGAACCCAGAGGCTCTGAGAGAGGTTGAGGTACCCGCCCGCGCCCGCGTACGCGAGCCCGCCGAGGAAGACCGCGATGTCGCGATCCGGCGGGAGCGTACCGACGCCGACGGCGGCGGTCGGGATCGCGGCGAGTTCGTCTGTCGGGGCGACCACGACGAACAGCAGCAGCGCGAACGCGATGGCGAGCGCGACGAGGACGATCTGGAACCGCTCGACGACGTTGTACACGAGCGGCGTGAGCTGGTACGTCAGCCAGATGAACGCCATAAGCAGGACGCCGAGGGTTCGCCACCCGACGAGGGTGACGCCGACCCCGGGGAGCCGGTAGTGGCCGAGGGCGAGCCCGGCGGCACCGATCTTCGCCGCGCTCGCGGCCCACCCGGGCCAGCCGAGGCTGACGAACCCGGCGACGAGGAAGAACCACGGCCAGTACGGGTGGACGCGGTCGTACGCGCGGAAGATACTCTCGCCCGTCGCGAGCGTCCAGCGCTGGATCTCGGTGTTGACGACGAACTGGGTCAGCACGCCGACGAAGAACGCCCAGTAGAGCGCCCACCCGTGCTGGGCGACGAGCAGCGGCCAGAACAGCGTCTCGCCGCTGCCGAGCGACGCGCCGAGCATGATGGCGCTCGGCCCGACGACGTGACTCACCTCGGGGACCTTCGGGAGGTCGAGGAGGCGAAAGCGGCCGCCGGTCCCCCGATCCGGGTACTCGTCGCCGTCGGGGGCGGTCTCCAGGTTGTCGTAGGCGACGGGAACGTACACCGAACCGCGGTACTCCGATCCGGCGTCGGAGGCGTAGACGTCCGACGCCGCGATCCCGCCACCCCCGTCGCTACGGTCGGTCCCGTCCGGGGTCGTCCCGTCGGCATCGTCCGCGTCGCTCCTGTCGCCCGCGTCGCTCTCCTCGCTCTCCTCGCTCTCCTCGGTCGATCGGTTCGGTGGGTTCGAGGTCATCTATCGACCTCGGCGTTCGAGCGCGCCGCCGACCGACCTCGAGCGGCGCGGCGGACGAGGGCGACGCGACCGATGCGCCGTCGGGGGGAGCGTCGACGGGAGGTACTCACACACATCGGCTATCGTGCGCGTGGATCCGCGCGTTACGTACCGTCGCGGAGGCGGTGCGGTTATATCTACCTAACCGGGGCTAGCCGCCCAGGAAGTGCCAGATGTGCCCCCGTTCCTTCGGCGGGTCGACGCCGGGGAGGTCCTTGAGGGCGGGCTGGATCGCGTTCCACCACCCCTCCGCCGTCTCGTACCCGGCGGGGTTCTCGGGGAACACGTCGCGGAGGAAGTCCGACTTCTTCGCGCTCGGGTGTTCTCTCAGGTACTCGTAGGCGGTTCGGAGGGCTCTGCGCCGGTCGGCGAGGGTCTCGCCGGTGCCGGGGAGGTCGACCTCGCTGGTGACCTCCCGCGGCGCGCCCGCGGCGCGCGACTCCCCGGTCGCGTCGCCGGAGCGCTCCATCGGGATCCACCACACGCGCCCCCGCGCGCCGATCTTCCGCGTCGCCAGGAGGTCGCGCTCGACTAGGTCGTTGAGTTTGTTGTGCGCCGTCCGGCGCGAACAGTCGAGCGCCTCCATGACATCCGTCGCGGTCAGGGGGCGCGCGAGATCGTCGCGCCCCTCGAAGACCTCCAGGGCGGCCCGAGCGGGGATCCGGTCTGCGTACTGGCCGGACTCGTTTCTCTCCCGCTCGTCCGACGGTCGACTCGCCATGCCACATCCCACTACACACGACTGCATAAGCCTTTGCACACGACTGTATCCCGGTGCACACGACTGCAGAGGGTGCGAGCGGGCGCGTGCGTATCCGTCGACGAGGGAGACGAGAGGCGGAGGGCTTTCGAAGAAATCGGCGGACGAAGCGGCCACATTCGTGTGTACAGGTAACGGCAGACGTTCCGATCGTCGGCGGAACGAATCGTGCTCCCCCGCCGGCTCCTGTGAACCGCCCCTGGGATCCGGGGCTCCACAACGGAACGTCGGCCCGTCGGACCGCCCATCCGCGTCGCGACGGATCGACGACGCAGTACGCCGTTTTCCCGACAAACCTATCGAACTGACGACGACAATCGGTAAGTATAAAACCGTACAGATTCGATGCCAGATTCATGCCAGTCGTGATCGAGAACCGTGGCTGTGCGACGGTCGGTTTCGAGGTGGAGTTCGGTGGCTAGCGCGGTCGAAATCGCGATGGCGGTCCTGCCGCTCGCCGTCATCGCGTATCTGATGGTCGGTCGGTACTGGCCCGCCACGCGGGCGATGCCCGTCGCGTGGTTCGTCGCGGTGGTCGTCGGCTTCGTCGGCTGGGAGATGACGCCGACGTGGATCGCCGCCG
The Halomarina pelagica DNA segment above includes these coding regions:
- a CDS encoding TetR/AcrR family transcriptional regulator; this translates as MTDETIDEIMGATYRALCKHGYASLRMQDIADESTKSKATLHYYYDSKHDLLCAFLDYLYDSFAERIAEPTGEDPIEELTALLDYLLTPRDENTHQQFQTAILEIKAQGPYDETFREKLTKFDRLMHDRIEGVLREGVESGHFAADVDPDCTAEFLVTVLNGARSRYVAVEYPLDGTRRMLWQYVESSLLADGNGREVVAE
- a CDS encoding methionyl-tRNA formyltransferase — its product is MRVVFLTNDEVGLACLDELIDLGADVRGVFTRPSADAAVDLPSFADRHDVPLYEVSVDAPEPRSRIDGCDPELLFAVGWSRLVDETILELASVAALGVHPAPLPRGRGHDPVAWSLIKGLEETALSLFHLAEDPTAGDLVGQRSIEIEPTDDAAALREKVVEAARASIRAHYPAFERGEVPRTPQDEDEATWWPKRDPRHGLVDWTRSPGEVHDWIRGLSRPHAGAFSYLHGRRVTLWAADPPSDERVFCAPGELLYRDGGALGVGAWEGVVELARVQVDGEDERPAATLLDREGVSFGDRFEAARDRLP
- a CDS encoding inorganic phosphate transporter, with product MVVGLLIVGLFVAAFVGYNIGGSSTGVAFGPAVGSRIVGTVGAAALFTGFAFWGGWTVGRNVVETMSEGIVPASQFTLEASIAVLFFAGFALLISNLFGVPASTSMTAVGAIVGLGVATDTLDEAEMFVIVSAWIVAPLTAFWLGVIVGRYLYPHLDARFSFGRIESGLLRLDRSGTVPRPALGEDVTGRNVVGAALVLAISCYMAFSAGASNVANAVAPLVGNGAITIDEGIVLAIAAIGLGAFTIARRTLATIGEGITDLPILAALVVSVIGATIITVLSRLGIPASLAVSTTSCIIGLGWGRASRAVTVAEVATSAVQGGDGPDLSAGALVADAEGEVPPGPTVGDIATGEADPEPPIEREEAPSSVPPIGEEDAGELAGEDLFDPAATARIVVLWILSPTLSAVGSYLLFEFVLRTGA
- a CDS encoding winged helix-turn-helix transcriptional regulator; the protein is MTRQRTRIRDHVRTNPGVHFNAVVRNLDLAPGQVQYHLRRLLGQGAVVEARLYGQTHYYPPAYGPWERGALALLRRETARDVVVFLLEAGPASPDAVADAVDIARSTLEWHLDRLTEREIVDKVRDGRRVTLVVARPEATARLLTDLSPSLPERMVSRFARLVDSLLEE
- a CDS encoding DUF7471 family protein, translating into MRSQVWMHADPSADAALAFAAVLTLAALGSAALLGLGVAAFRRRQSRSYLLVALALAALLARSVVAGLSITGHVSTTDHHLVEHALDALMVALVVGAVYYARTVARQFDHDP
- a CDS encoding Nramp family divalent metal transporter, whose amino-acid sequence is MTSNPPNRSTEESEESEESDAGDRSDADDADGTTPDGTDRSDGGGGIAASDVYASDAGSEYRGSVYVPVAYDNLETAPDGDEYPDRGTGGRFRLLDLPKVPEVSHVVGPSAIMLGASLGSGETLFWPLLVAQHGWALYWAFFVGVLTQFVVNTEIQRWTLATGESIFRAYDRVHPYWPWFFLVAGFVSLGWPGWAASAAKIGAAGLALGHYRLPGVGVTLVGWRTLGVLLMAFIWLTYQLTPLVYNVVERFQIVLVALAIAFALLLFVVVAPTDELAAIPTAAVGVGTLPPDRDIAVFLGGLAYAGAGGYLNLSQSLWVREKGYGMGRYQGRVKNPLIGDDPEPVQRDGFFFRPTRTNVARWREWWRVARLEHLLTFVLGLLVGATALMAVARAFAAGTDASGVDMWLLQIAPAVGGLGRALIYVVLFLALFTTEFAIVESFVRNSADIVYESYGRTAGWSLPRIFWVLLTVFAGWGVLILVLPVPVEDPFSLLVVGGAMSGLMMWPYIVLTQVINVTRLPEPVRPGWPRVVAMWWAAAFFGYFSVLLVDRTIAATFDTVAFHASVTVVGSAPGGYLLWLAFSLVQGYTVVRTAGHKLRSQGTVDGAAARGRSR
- a CDS encoding ArsR family transcriptional regulator, with product MASRPSDERERNESGQYADRIPARAALEVFEGRDDLARPLTATDVMEALDCSRRTAHNKLNDLVERDLLATRKIGARGRVWWIPMERSGDATGESRAAGAPREVTSEVDLPGTGETLADRRRALRTAYEYLREHPSAKKSDFLRDVFPENPAGYETAEGWWNAIQPALKDLPGVDPPKERGHIWHFLGG